One genomic region from Mastacembelus armatus chromosome 21, fMasArm1.2, whole genome shotgun sequence encodes:
- the glb1l gene encoding beta-galactosidase-1-like protein isoform X2: MAAGVLLFVAVNLACICVSGNLVSGERSFSIDYKNNCFLKDGKPFQYISGSIHYSRIPQYYWKDRLVKMYMTGLNAIQVYVPWNFHEAVQGIYNFTGDRDLEHFLDLANQTGLLVILRPGPYICAEWEMGGLPAWLLQKPNIILRSADTDYLQAVSNWLAVLLSKIKPWLYINGGNIITVQVENEYGSYYACDYNYMRHLWTLFRLFLDTNITEAFSRQRRFEPRGPLVNSEFYTGWLDHWGDQHAVVDAQKVSRVLGEMLAMGANVNMYMFEGGTNFGYWNGADHDTRFRPVVTSYDYDAPLSEAGDPTEKLLAIRDVIKQFRDIPSGPMPPATPKFAYGFVTLRKVGNISSLLNTLSPLGPVRSQYPLTFEEMKQYYGYMLYRTTLPRDLSEPTPLISPLNGIHDRAYVSVNGVFQGLLERDTALVMNITGQQGDTVDILVENMGRVNFGSKINDYKGLLSNLILGRDVLTDWKIYPLDIDGAITGGWPHSDSEQFFPPPHKEPSVGPAFYTGTLQPNGLAWDTFLKLYEWKKGQVWINGVNMGRYWPARGPQQTLYVPGPLLSTTVPNVITVLELEGAPAHLRVLFMDRPQLSATAPKS, from the exons ATGGCTGCTGGTGTCTTACTCTTCGTTGCAGTGAATCTTGCCTGCATATGTGTCAGTGGAAACTTG GTCTCTGGAGAAAGATCTTTCTCTATAGACTACAAAAACAACTGTTTCCTGAAGGATGGGAAGCCTTTCCAGTACATCTCAGGGAGTATCCACTATTCCAGGATCCCACAGTACTACTGGAAGGACCGGCTTGTAAAGATGTACATGACTGGGCTCAATGCTATCCAAGT ATACGTGCCCTGGAACTTCCATGAAGCAGTACAGGGGATCTACAACTTCACAGGCGACAGAGATTTGGAGCATTTTTTGGATCTGGCCAATCAGACGGGTCTCCTGGTCATCCTGCGGCCGGGACCGTACATCTGTGCAGAATGGGAAATG GGTGGATTGCCAGCATGGCTGCTTCAGAAACCAAACATCATACTTCGCTCAGCTGACACAG ATTATCTGCAGGCAGTCAGCAACTGGCTTGCTGTTCTCCTCTCCAAAATAAAGCCCTGGCTTTACATCAACGGGGGTAACATCATTACTGTCCAG GTGGAGAATGAGTATGGAAGCTACTATGCTTGTGACTACAACTACATGCGTCACCTGTGGACTCTGTTCCGCTTATTCCTAG ACACTAACATAACTGAAGCCTTCAGCCGGCAAAGAAGGTTTGAACCTCGAGGCCCCCTG GTAAACTCTGAGTTCTACACTGGTTGGTTGGACCACTGGGGAGATCAGCATGCCGTGGTTGATGCTCAGAAGGTCAGCAGAGTGCTAGGAGAAATGCTAGCCATGGGGGCCAACGTCAACAT GTACATGTTTGAAGGAGGTACTAACTTTGGCTACTGGAATG GTGCTGATCATGACACCAGGTTCCGCCCAGTAGTAACAAGTTATGATTACGACGCTCCTCTGTCTGAGGCAGGAGACCCCACAGAGAAGCTATTGGCCATCAGAGATGTCATTAAACAG TTTAGAGATATTCCTTCTGGGCCGATGCCACCAGCAACACCCAAGTTTGCCTATGGCTTTGTGACCCTGAGAAAG GTTGGTAACATCAGCAGTCTGTTAAACACCCTCTCACCTCTGGGGCCAGTCAGATCTCAGTATCCTCTGACATTTGAAGAGATGAAACAG TACTATGGATATATGCTGTATCGGACCACGCTGCCCCGGGACCTCTCAGAGCCCACGCCACTTATCTCTCCACTGAATGGGATTCATGACCGTGCATATGTGTCCGTCAATGGG GTTTTCCAGGGCCTGTTGGAAAGAGACACAGCGCTGGTGATGAACATCACTGGACAGCAGGGGGACACCGTGGACATCCTCGTCGAGAACATGGGCAGGGTTAACTTTGGCAGCAAGATTAATGACTACAAG GGCCTCTTGAGCAATTTGATCTTGGGTAGAGATGTACTGACTGACTGGAAGATCTACCCTCTGGACATTGATGGAGCCATCACTGGTGGCTGGCCTCACTCAGACAGTGAACAGTTCTTCCCTCCCCCTCACAAAGAACCTTCAGTTGGCCCAGCCTTTTACACTGGGACATTACAGCCCAACGGCCTGGCATGGGATACTTTTCTCAAGCTCTACGAATGGAAGAAG GGTCAGGTTTGGATTAATGGTGTGAACATGGGACGCTACTGGCCAGCCAGGGGCCCTCAACAGACCCTTTATGTACCAGGACCGCTGCTCAGTACTACGGTACCCAATGTCATCACAGTGCTGGAGCTGGAGGGGGCACCAGCGCACTTAAGGGTTCTCTTTATGGATCGTCCTCAGCTCAGTGCCACTGCTCCGAAGTCCTGA
- the glb1l gene encoding beta-galactosidase-1-like protein isoform X1, protein MAAGVLLFVAVNLACICVSGNLVSGERSFSIDYKNNCFLKDGKPFQYISGSIHYSRIPQYYWKDRLVKMYMTGLNAIQVYVPWNFHEAVQGIYNFTGDRDLEHFLDLANQTGLLVILRPGPYICAEWEMGGLPAWLLQKPNIILRSADTDYLQAVSNWLAVLLSKIKPWLYINGGNIITVQVENEYGSYYACDYNYMRHLWTLFRLFLGEDMVLFTTDGNTDREMRCGTLEGLYATVDFGTDTNITEAFSRQRRFEPRGPLVNSEFYTGWLDHWGDQHAVVDAQKVSRVLGEMLAMGANVNMYMFEGGTNFGYWNGADHDTRFRPVVTSYDYDAPLSEAGDPTEKLLAIRDVIKQFRDIPSGPMPPATPKFAYGFVTLRKVGNISSLLNTLSPLGPVRSQYPLTFEEMKQYYGYMLYRTTLPRDLSEPTPLISPLNGIHDRAYVSVNGVFQGLLERDTALVMNITGQQGDTVDILVENMGRVNFGSKINDYKGLLSNLILGRDVLTDWKIYPLDIDGAITGGWPHSDSEQFFPPPHKEPSVGPAFYTGTLQPNGLAWDTFLKLYEWKKGQVWINGVNMGRYWPARGPQQTLYVPGPLLSTTVPNVITVLELEGAPAHLRVLFMDRPQLSATAPKS, encoded by the exons ATGGCTGCTGGTGTCTTACTCTTCGTTGCAGTGAATCTTGCCTGCATATGTGTCAGTGGAAACTTG GTCTCTGGAGAAAGATCTTTCTCTATAGACTACAAAAACAACTGTTTCCTGAAGGATGGGAAGCCTTTCCAGTACATCTCAGGGAGTATCCACTATTCCAGGATCCCACAGTACTACTGGAAGGACCGGCTTGTAAAGATGTACATGACTGGGCTCAATGCTATCCAAGT ATACGTGCCCTGGAACTTCCATGAAGCAGTACAGGGGATCTACAACTTCACAGGCGACAGAGATTTGGAGCATTTTTTGGATCTGGCCAATCAGACGGGTCTCCTGGTCATCCTGCGGCCGGGACCGTACATCTGTGCAGAATGGGAAATG GGTGGATTGCCAGCATGGCTGCTTCAGAAACCAAACATCATACTTCGCTCAGCTGACACAG ATTATCTGCAGGCAGTCAGCAACTGGCTTGCTGTTCTCCTCTCCAAAATAAAGCCCTGGCTTTACATCAACGGGGGTAACATCATTACTGTCCAG GTGGAGAATGAGTATGGAAGCTACTATGCTTGTGACTACAACTACATGCGTCACCTGTGGACTCTGTTCCGCTTATTCCTAGGTGAGGACATGGTTCTGTTCACCACTGATGGAAACACAGACAGGGAAATGAGGTGCGGGACTCTGGAAGGATTATATGCTACAGTAGATTTTGGCACAG ACACTAACATAACTGAAGCCTTCAGCCGGCAAAGAAGGTTTGAACCTCGAGGCCCCCTG GTAAACTCTGAGTTCTACACTGGTTGGTTGGACCACTGGGGAGATCAGCATGCCGTGGTTGATGCTCAGAAGGTCAGCAGAGTGCTAGGAGAAATGCTAGCCATGGGGGCCAACGTCAACAT GTACATGTTTGAAGGAGGTACTAACTTTGGCTACTGGAATG GTGCTGATCATGACACCAGGTTCCGCCCAGTAGTAACAAGTTATGATTACGACGCTCCTCTGTCTGAGGCAGGAGACCCCACAGAGAAGCTATTGGCCATCAGAGATGTCATTAAACAG TTTAGAGATATTCCTTCTGGGCCGATGCCACCAGCAACACCCAAGTTTGCCTATGGCTTTGTGACCCTGAGAAAG GTTGGTAACATCAGCAGTCTGTTAAACACCCTCTCACCTCTGGGGCCAGTCAGATCTCAGTATCCTCTGACATTTGAAGAGATGAAACAG TACTATGGATATATGCTGTATCGGACCACGCTGCCCCGGGACCTCTCAGAGCCCACGCCACTTATCTCTCCACTGAATGGGATTCATGACCGTGCATATGTGTCCGTCAATGGG GTTTTCCAGGGCCTGTTGGAAAGAGACACAGCGCTGGTGATGAACATCACTGGACAGCAGGGGGACACCGTGGACATCCTCGTCGAGAACATGGGCAGGGTTAACTTTGGCAGCAAGATTAATGACTACAAG GGCCTCTTGAGCAATTTGATCTTGGGTAGAGATGTACTGACTGACTGGAAGATCTACCCTCTGGACATTGATGGAGCCATCACTGGTGGCTGGCCTCACTCAGACAGTGAACAGTTCTTCCCTCCCCCTCACAAAGAACCTTCAGTTGGCCCAGCCTTTTACACTGGGACATTACAGCCCAACGGCCTGGCATGGGATACTTTTCTCAAGCTCTACGAATGGAAGAAG GGTCAGGTTTGGATTAATGGTGTGAACATGGGACGCTACTGGCCAGCCAGGGGCCCTCAACAGACCCTTTATGTACCAGGACCGCTGCTCAGTACTACGGTACCCAATGTCATCACAGTGCTGGAGCTGGAGGGGGCACCAGCGCACTTAAGGGTTCTCTTTATGGATCGTCCTCAGCTCAGTGCCACTGCTCCGAAGTCCTGA